In a genomic window of Dyadobacter fermentans DSM 18053:
- a CDS encoding DUF1579 domain-containing protein, giving the protein MTKSKFETSLESGVHHQLQALTGTWKGITKTWFEPNILADESEMSGTIRAILGGSFLLHEYEGSIDGKPFKGVAIYGFDIPNSKAEAFWIDSFHMGTGMMLSNGTPTDNGFNVLGQYSVPEYPAPWNWRTVAELADENTLIITAYNISPEGQEDKATETVYKRIS; this is encoded by the coding sequence ATGACAAAATCGAAATTTGAAACGTCCCTGGAATCGGGAGTACATCATCAACTGCAGGCGCTGACGGGCACCTGGAAAGGCATTACCAAAACGTGGTTCGAGCCCAATATCCTTGCCGACGAATCTGAAATGAGTGGCACGATCCGCGCCATCCTCGGAGGCAGCTTTCTGCTACACGAATACGAGGGCAGCATCGACGGCAAACCATTTAAGGGCGTTGCCATTTACGGATTCGACATTCCTAACAGCAAAGCAGAGGCGTTCTGGATCGACAGCTTTCACATGGGCACCGGCATGATGCTCTCCAACGGCACTCCCACCGACAACGGCTTCAACGTTCTCGGCCAATACAGCGTCCCCGAATACCCCGCTCCCTGGAACTGGCGCACCGTTGCCGAGCTGGCAGACGAAAACACGTTAATCATCACCGCGTACAACATCTCGCCCGAAGGGCAAGAGGATAAGGCAACTGAAACAGTTTATAAACGAATCAGCTAA
- a CDS encoding carbohydrate-binding protein, translating to MNAVGTENTSDVDGGLNVGWIQDGSWMDYAVQAPSAGYYTFRFRIANGYSPEAALALQSASGSVLGRIVLPQTGGMQGWQTVSFVALLPQGDQTIRIFAEKGGWNFNWFEVGSSRALVSGKVEAENFDAAHEVRTEDTGDEGGGQNVGYIDDNDWLDYNLSLATARDYEIQFRVANAYGNGVIEIQNAAGTVLGQVNVPQTGGWQNWVTVSTTVSLPAGSQVVRLFARSGAFNLNWFSFVSAGARITGTILPAKVEAENYDDFSSVQLQNTEDIDGGQNVEWIQDGSWMDYDVHVPAAGIFTFNYRIANGYSPEATLTLKNSEGNQLGSIILPQTGGMQGWKTVSMIAALPAGNQQLRVFATKGGWNFNWFEAKESRALTSRIEAETFDAASDVRTEVTGDVDGAINVNYIDDNDWMDYNVNVPTAGTYTINFRVANQWGNGNIQFKNTNGTVLGSVDVPQTGGWQNYTTVRTTVQLEAGSQIFRIFANRGAFNFNWFEVIPGSVQGQSILTFDAISDKSITDGSFDLTASSTNPETPILFSSSDPAIVSVSNASGIWKASIHAAGQVTITASQAGNNNYLTADNIARTFTVSGITNPNNPALGTKIPIDPKRWYQLTNAANGLDGLFDGNTQENVQTGWGKVINNYEAYYPLKEGEQITLNGVKFFDFTGSAQDFPLVLSVITDQWERISVATFTGEIYNGWVGPYPDRQLSGDAQFKLDQPMSNIRYLVMTMSNTLPTEIEFYGSHTPGTETAKPARTKHIKLNDMLGVNGYEWYFQDGAHTESLVESKVQVAKSFTGLRHYMDWEKLESSEGVYSYNPTLSGSWNYDLIYERCKQEGIEVLACLKTQPAWMRETYPEDQRDPENVPVRYGKNFADPLSYIEQAKVAFQYAARYGSNTNVDPSLLSVSTTPRWTNDPVNEVKIGLNYIKYIECDNERDKWWKGRKGYQTAREYAANMSAFYDGHKNTMGAGVGVKNADPNMKVVIAGLVTGPDFIKGMVDWCKEFRGYNADGTVNLCWDVVNFHLYTDNTSSSQSGTSTRGAAPEVTNAKQILENFVKVTRELSNDLPIWNTEAGYDIHQDSPLKAIPIGNKSALQTQADWILRTSLFTARNGVEKLFFYQMYDDHGHGGMFGTSGFVNNDQTRRPSADYFLQTQKLFGQYEYKETLHNDPIVDRYELNGKSLFILTVPDEVGRTAEYTVNLNQSGVARIYTPTAGADNMAMIELPIVDGKVTVTAGETPIFVIAADGQNARQAAVEVAATLAPEEISLHADVNVYPNPTSDFVRIDLANEKTEQIEIRIFDAKSGALYKNTQVKKTANRFSHELNITQLPASVYIVEIIQGSDRAFRKIAKVN from the coding sequence ATGAATGCTGTCGGCACCGAGAATACCTCGGATGTAGACGGCGGCCTCAACGTAGGCTGGATTCAGGATGGCAGCTGGATGGATTACGCCGTTCAGGCGCCGTCGGCTGGCTACTACACATTCCGGTTCCGCATCGCAAATGGATACAGTCCGGAAGCGGCACTAGCATTGCAATCGGCAAGTGGTAGTGTTCTCGGTCGCATTGTGCTTCCCCAAACGGGTGGAATGCAGGGTTGGCAAACCGTTTCGTTTGTCGCATTGCTTCCACAAGGGGATCAAACGATCCGAATTTTCGCGGAGAAAGGAGGCTGGAATTTTAATTGGTTCGAGGTAGGCAGTTCACGCGCGCTCGTTTCGGGTAAGGTGGAAGCGGAAAACTTCGATGCCGCTCACGAGGTGCGCACGGAAGATACCGGCGACGAAGGCGGCGGCCAGAATGTCGGCTACATCGACGATAATGATTGGCTGGACTACAACCTGAGCCTCGCTACCGCACGCGACTATGAGATTCAGTTCCGGGTCGCTAACGCTTACGGTAATGGGGTTATTGAAATACAAAATGCGGCCGGCACCGTCCTCGGCCAGGTGAATGTGCCGCAAACCGGCGGATGGCAGAACTGGGTAACGGTCAGCACCACGGTATCGCTTCCCGCAGGCAGCCAGGTCGTTCGCCTTTTCGCCCGCAGCGGCGCCTTTAACCTTAACTGGTTTTCATTCGTCTCGGCAGGTGCCCGCATTACCGGCACTATTTTACCTGCCAAAGTAGAAGCCGAAAACTACGACGACTTTTCGAGCGTGCAACTGCAGAATACCGAGGATATAGACGGCGGCCAGAATGTAGAATGGATTCAGGACGGCAGTTGGATGGATTACGATGTCCATGTTCCCGCAGCAGGCATTTTCACATTCAACTACCGCATTGCCAACGGATACAGTCCGGAAGCAACCCTGACATTAAAAAACAGCGAAGGCAATCAGTTGGGCAGCATCATTTTGCCCCAAACGGGCGGAATGCAGGGATGGAAAACCGTGAGTATGATAGCAGCGTTGCCGGCGGGTAATCAGCAACTGCGGGTTTTTGCGACCAAGGGCGGATGGAATTTCAACTGGTTTGAAGCCAAAGAATCCCGCGCATTGACTAGCAGGATCGAAGCCGAGACTTTCGACGCAGCATCGGACGTGCGTACAGAAGTGACGGGCGACGTTGATGGAGCGATCAATGTGAATTACATCGACGATAACGACTGGATGGATTACAATGTAAATGTTCCAACGGCAGGCACTTACACGATTAATTTCAGGGTAGCCAACCAATGGGGCAATGGTAATATACAGTTCAAAAATACAAACGGTACTGTGCTCGGAAGTGTGGACGTTCCCCAAACCGGCGGCTGGCAGAACTACACGACGGTTCGCACCACTGTGCAGCTGGAAGCAGGGAGCCAGATCTTCCGCATTTTTGCGAACCGCGGCGCATTCAACTTCAACTGGTTTGAAGTAATCCCAGGTTCCGTTCAGGGACAGTCCATCCTCACTTTTGACGCGATTTCGGATAAAAGCATTACCGATGGCTCGTTCGACCTGACCGCCAGCAGCACTAATCCCGAAACACCCATCCTTTTCAGCTCCTCCGACCCAGCCATTGTGTCTGTTTCAAACGCGAGCGGCATTTGGAAAGCTTCAATCCACGCGGCGGGACAGGTGACCATCACGGCTTCGCAAGCGGGTAACAACAATTATCTTACGGCTGACAATATCGCCAGAACATTTACTGTTTCAGGCATTACCAATCCAAACAATCCTGCATTGGGCACCAAAATCCCCATCGATCCGAAGCGCTGGTACCAGCTGACTAATGCGGCCAATGGGCTCGACGGGCTCTTCGACGGCAATACCCAGGAGAATGTTCAAACAGGCTGGGGCAAGGTTATTAACAACTACGAGGCCTACTATCCGCTCAAAGAGGGCGAGCAGATTACCCTCAATGGTGTCAAATTCTTCGATTTTACAGGCTCGGCGCAGGATTTCCCATTGGTACTATCGGTGATCACAGATCAATGGGAGCGCATTTCCGTCGCAACTTTCACAGGCGAAATCTACAACGGCTGGGTAGGCCCCTACCCCGATCGTCAGCTTTCCGGCGATGCGCAGTTCAAGCTGGATCAGCCGATGAGCAACATCCGGTACCTGGTGATGACGATGTCGAACACATTGCCGACTGAAATTGAATTCTACGGAAGCCACACCCCAGGCACTGAAACCGCGAAACCTGCCCGAACCAAGCACATTAAGCTGAATGACATGCTCGGCGTAAATGGGTATGAATGGTATTTTCAGGACGGCGCGCATACCGAATCACTCGTTGAGTCAAAAGTGCAGGTTGCCAAAAGCTTCACCGGCTTGCGGCATTATATGGATTGGGAAAAACTGGAATCGTCGGAGGGCGTTTATTCCTACAACCCGACATTGAGCGGCAGCTGGAACTATGACCTGATTTACGAACGCTGCAAACAGGAAGGCATCGAAGTGCTCGCTTGCCTCAAAACGCAGCCCGCCTGGATGCGCGAAACCTATCCCGAAGATCAGCGCGACCCGGAAAATGTTCCCGTGCGCTACGGCAAGAATTTCGCCGATCCGCTTTCGTACATCGAACAGGCCAAAGTCGCTTTCCAATATGCGGCGCGCTATGGCAGCAATACCAATGTTGATCCGTCGCTGCTGAGCGTTTCGACCACCCCAAGATGGACCAACGACCCTGTGAACGAAGTGAAAATCGGGCTGAATTATATCAAATACATCGAATGCGACAACGAGCGCGATAAATGGTGGAAAGGCCGCAAAGGCTACCAGACAGCCCGCGAATATGCGGCAAATATGTCGGCCTTTTATGACGGGCACAAAAACACGATGGGCGCCGGCGTAGGTGTCAAAAACGCCGATCCGAACATGAAAGTCGTCATCGCCGGGCTTGTTACCGGACCCGATTTTATAAAAGGGATGGTTGACTGGTGTAAAGAATTCCGCGGCTACAATGCCGATGGCACGGTGAATCTTTGCTGGGACGTGGTGAACTTCCACCTTTATACCGACAACACATCGTCGAGCCAAAGCGGTACCTCAACCCGCGGCGCAGCCCCGGAAGTGACCAATGCGAAACAAATCCTCGAAAATTTCGTAAAAGTAACCCGCGAATTATCCAATGACCTTCCGATCTGGAACACCGAAGCCGGTTACGACATTCATCAGGACAGCCCGCTGAAAGCGATCCCGATCGGCAACAAATCCGCATTGCAAACGCAGGCCGACTGGATTTTGCGCACTTCGCTGTTCACAGCCCGCAATGGCGTCGAGAAATTGTTTTTCTACCAAATGTACGACGACCATGGCCACGGTGGCATGTTCGGCACTTCGGGATTTGTGAATAATGACCAAACCCGCCGGCCGTCCGCTGACTATTTCCTGCAAACGCAAAAGCTTTTCGGACAATACGAATACAAGGAAACGCTCCACAACGACCCGATTGTGGACCGCTATGAGCTGAACGGAAAATCGCTCTTCATCCTCACCGTCCCTGACGAAGTGGGCAGAACGGCGGAATATACCGTAAACCTCAACCAATCGGGCGTCGCGCGGATTTACACCCCTACTGCCGGTGCCGACAACATGGCCATGATCGAACTGCCGATCGTGGATGGGAAAGTGACCGTTACAGCAGGCGAAACCCCCATTTTTGTAATCGCCGCCGACGGCCAGAATGCCAGACAAGCGGCGGTGGAAGTGGCTGCGACCTTAGCCCCAGAAGAAATTTCACTGCATGCGGATGTCAATGTCTATCCCAACCCGACATCGGATTTCGTGCGGATCGATCTCGCGAATGAAAAGACTGAGCAAATTGAAATCAGGATTTTTGATGCAAAATCAGGAGCACTTTATAAAAACACCCAAGTGAAAAAAACTGCGAACCGTTTCTCGCACGAACTGAACATCACCCAGCTTCCCGCTAGCGTTTACATTGTTGAAATCATCCAGGGCAGCGACCGCGCATTCCGCAAAATCGCGAAAGTGAATTGA
- a CDS encoding GlxA family transcriptional regulator encodes MVKLGLLITNRHRLLSVAAILDVFESVNSFYERANQPPFFHITLFSPDPEPVEFYGAYSMQPISQFIKQDLVLVPAFGAGDVQLSIMSNQSCIPWLWEQYKSGAELASFCTGAFLFAAAGLLNGKHATTHIDAAETLASNFPEIIMKSDAVVTEDKGIFTSGGATSSFHLMLYLIQRLCGKDLTLRTAKMFAIDMDREQQTYFGTFAPPQNHGDGLVNMAQRKIEKEYQEGSTIEVLIQDIPASRRNVVRRFKQAIGVTPIEYLQRTRIEAAKRLLAQTDQSVLEVMLNSGYNDLKSFRQLFKKSTGVTPKEYRDKFNIARLETGARWNRPMSGAAYLD; translated from the coding sequence ATGGTAAAATTAGGACTATTAATTACCAACCGGCACCGTTTATTGAGCGTAGCAGCGATTCTGGATGTATTCGAATCGGTGAACAGCTTTTATGAACGGGCCAATCAGCCACCCTTCTTCCACATTACATTGTTTTCGCCGGACCCCGAGCCGGTGGAATTTTACGGTGCATATTCAATGCAGCCGATCAGCCAGTTTATCAAGCAGGACCTTGTTCTCGTGCCGGCATTCGGTGCTGGCGACGTCCAGCTTTCGATTATGAGTAACCAGAGCTGCATTCCGTGGCTTTGGGAACAATACAAAAGCGGGGCTGAACTGGCCAGCTTCTGCACCGGGGCATTCCTGTTCGCCGCGGCCGGCCTTTTGAATGGCAAGCACGCCACTACGCACATCGACGCGGCCGAAACGCTCGCATCCAACTTCCCGGAGATCATTATGAAAAGCGACGCCGTTGTGACCGAGGATAAGGGCATTTTCACAAGCGGCGGCGCTACCAGCAGTTTTCACCTGATGCTTTACCTTATTCAGCGTTTGTGCGGAAAAGATCTCACGCTGCGCACCGCCAAAATGTTCGCCATCGACATGGACCGCGAGCAGCAAACCTATTTCGGGACTTTCGCGCCGCCGCAAAACCACGGCGACGGGCTGGTGAATATGGCGCAGCGGAAAATCGAGAAGGAGTATCAGGAAGGAAGCACGATTGAAGTACTCATTCAGGACATTCCGGCAAGTCGCAGGAATGTGGTGCGGCGGTTTAAGCAGGCAATCGGCGTGACGCCCATCGAATATTTGCAGCGCACGCGCATCGAAGCAGCGAAGCGGCTCCTCGCGCAAACCGACCAGAGCGTGCTGGAAGTAATGCTCAATTCCGGCTACAACGACCTCAAATCGTTCCGGCAACTCTTCAAGAAAAGTACCGGTGTGACGCCTAAGGAATACCGCGACAAATTCAATATCGCCCGGCTAGAAACCGGTGCCCGATGGAACCGCCCGATGAGCGGAGCCGCCTATCTCGACTAA
- a CDS encoding peptidoglycan DD-metalloendopeptidase family protein — MESLKKILVVAALAMLFEACKPVPVSHWFPVTPQEHYERELLKAKMEKTQAGATWFRMSTEVLSDSVFTIAPYQERVFLGDSLPAQAFRITVPEGRKLVITPNRANADSAALLFMELYKIRRNGKPQRLDYLKDNGAYIAYSNTERDTLLLKIQTGLAQQLAVTVSLSTEPTLGFPVAGHSMSSVISYWGAERDAGARSHEGIDIRAKRGTPAIASQNGFVTQVGTNNLGGKVVFLSSLDSPYSLYYAHLDSQMVSSGQRVTLGDTLGLVGNTGNAITTSPHLHFGIYTRGSGAVNPLPFIDDRREKLPGLPELSKWLGDTVTIRKKTNLYNTPQLDKSTIIQPLPADAVVRIIGEMSRGYRVQLADGTKGFIPTVPLQPYRGKVDGLTKAD, encoded by the coding sequence ATGGAATCCCTGAAAAAAATACTTGTCGTAGCTGCACTCGCAATGCTTTTCGAAGCCTGTAAGCCGGTGCCGGTTTCGCATTGGTTTCCAGTGACACCGCAGGAGCATTACGAAAGGGAATTGCTCAAAGCGAAAATGGAGAAGACCCAGGCCGGCGCCACGTGGTTCAGGATGAGTACCGAAGTGCTTTCCGACTCAGTTTTCACCATCGCGCCGTACCAGGAGCGGGTTTTCCTCGGTGATTCGCTGCCCGCGCAGGCATTCAGGATTACCGTGCCGGAAGGCCGGAAGCTGGTGATTACGCCTAACCGCGCCAATGCCGATTCGGCCGCATTGTTGTTTATGGAGCTGTACAAAATCCGGCGGAACGGAAAGCCGCAGCGTTTGGATTACCTCAAAGACAATGGCGCCTACATTGCCTATTCCAATACCGAACGGGACACTTTACTGCTGAAAATACAAACTGGGCTGGCTCAGCAACTCGCCGTTACGGTGTCGCTTTCGACAGAGCCGACACTCGGCTTCCCGGTGGCCGGGCATAGCATGTCGAGCGTGATCAGCTACTGGGGCGCGGAGCGTGACGCGGGTGCACGCTCGCACGAAGGGATCGATATCCGAGCCAAACGCGGCACGCCGGCCATTGCTTCTCAGAATGGCTTCGTGACGCAGGTCGGGACTAATAATTTGGGTGGAAAAGTGGTATTCCTTTCTTCGCTCGACAGCCCCTATTCGCTGTATTATGCACATTTGGATAGCCAAATGGTGTCATCCGGCCAGCGGGTTACATTGGGTGATACGCTCGGATTGGTCGGCAATACCGGCAATGCCATTACCACGTCGCCGCATTTGCATTTCGGGATTTATACACGAGGCTCCGGCGCGGTGAACCCGCTGCCGTTTATCGACGATCGCCGCGAGAAGTTGCCCGGCTTACCGGAACTTTCCAAATGGCTGGGCGATACGGTTACGATCCGAAAGAAGACAAATTTGTATAACACGCCGCAACTCGATAAAAGCACGATCATTCAACCATTGCCTGCCGATGCGGTCGTTCGCATCATTGGGGAAATGTCGAGAGGCTACCGCGTGCAGCTGGCCGACGGTACCAAAGGCTTCATCCCTACCGTCCCATTGCAGCCGTATCGGGGCAAGGTGGATGGCCTGACCAAGGCCGACTAA
- a CDS encoding DUF1016 N-terminal domain-containing protein → MTDFKSLVSSIQETNVTLQQSASKAINRYLTIRNWLIGFHIVEFEQNGEDRAEYGQRLIEELAKALDTAGLSVRSLKLFRQFYFTYPQTGQTLSAQFKSMRSIRLNDLPAKLDKVNAVNEQGARFSVDAQILLSKLSFSHLALPLPLKEPEKRSFYERQCVMGNWSVSELKRQINTLYYERSGMSLDPDELGRGVEENAQRPGIADIIKSPFTFEFLGLKAKDAVYENELAQMRS, encoded by the coding sequence ATGACCGATTTCAAATCATTAGTATCAAGCATCCAGGAAACCAATGTGACTCTCCAGCAAAGCGCTTCCAAAGCCATCAACAGATACCTTACCATCCGTAATTGGCTGATCGGCTTCCACATTGTGGAATTTGAACAGAATGGAGAAGATCGGGCAGAGTACGGTCAGCGGCTAATTGAAGAGTTGGCCAAAGCTTTGGATACGGCCGGGCTAAGTGTACGAAGCCTGAAATTATTCCGACAATTCTATTTTACTTATCCCCAAACTGGGCAGACACTGTCTGCCCAATTCAAAAGTATGCGTTCAATCAGGTTAAATGACCTTCCTGCAAAGCTTGATAAGGTTAATGCGGTAAATGAACAAGGTGCCCGGTTTTCGGTAGATGCGCAAATACTGCTTTCCAAATTGTCATTTTCACATCTTGCTTTACCACTCCCGCTGAAAGAGCCTGAGAAGCGCTCATTCTACGAGCGTCAGTGCGTGATGGGGAATTGGAGCGTTTCCGAACTCAAAAGGCAAATCAATACCCTTTATTACGAACGCTCGGGAATGAGCCTCGATCCGGATGAATTGGGCCGGGGCGTTGAGGAAAATGCGCAGCGGCCCGGCATTGCAGACATTATCAAGTCGCCATTCACCTTTGAGTTTCTTGGGTTAAAAGCGAAAGACGCGGTGTATGAAAATGAGCTGGCGCAGATGCGATCTTAG
- a CDS encoding sterol desaturase family protein — MKLDNETARKITRDGLISVALYTAPIILMFASFQIFDYRPWEGSNAFPFKAPAFLEAVFKNLSSWGLPVIVLTLGVIEFAAGLYENKWTKNERILDIVCFVVPKLVVRPFVAYFGLKLLPEILPGAKNAFEWVPFWWAFLIIAVADDLTQYWYHRLHHQVPWLWRFHRTHHSAPYMGMAMAGRQNIIYTLFFSQTYLTVALTYLGLGYAALFVKVIKSFITTGAHSSIPWDKPFYEKKWLQPIGWVLERLISTPATHHAHHADTNDDGIGHYKGNFGNMFFLWDIIFGTGIITRKYPSSYGIKHYQEEEWYAQFLWPILKSRKEGSELSHNGPVVGDAVPDTPELIPLKPEPATTAVPTAAVPTAAVTTAAVA, encoded by the coding sequence ATGAAGTTGGACAACGAAACGGCGCGGAAAATCACCCGCGACGGTCTTATCAGCGTGGCGCTCTACACTGCGCCGATTATACTGATGTTCGCAAGTTTCCAGATTTTCGACTACCGGCCATGGGAGGGCAGCAATGCATTTCCGTTCAAAGCCCCGGCGTTTCTTGAGGCGGTTTTCAAAAACCTGAGCAGTTGGGGTTTGCCGGTGATCGTGCTCACGCTGGGTGTGATCGAATTCGCGGCGGGGCTTTATGAAAACAAATGGACCAAGAACGAGCGCATCCTCGACATTGTGTGCTTTGTGGTGCCGAAACTGGTCGTACGGCCTTTTGTAGCCTATTTTGGACTAAAACTTCTTCCTGAAATCCTGCCGGGTGCCAAGAATGCGTTCGAATGGGTGCCGTTTTGGTGGGCATTTCTGATCATCGCCGTGGCCGACGACCTTACGCAATACTGGTATCACCGCCTGCACCATCAGGTGCCGTGGCTGTGGCGCTTCCACCGTACACACCATTCGGCGCCTTATATGGGAATGGCAATGGCCGGCCGCCAGAACATCATTTACACGCTGTTTTTCTCGCAAACATACCTCACCGTCGCGCTGACTTACCTCGGGCTTGGTTATGCCGCATTGTTTGTGAAAGTGATTAAATCGTTCATCACCACCGGCGCGCATTCAAGCATTCCCTGGGACAAACCGTTTTATGAAAAAAAATGGCTGCAACCGATCGGCTGGGTATTGGAAAGGCTCATTTCCACCCCTGCCACACACCATGCACACCACGCCGATACGAATGACGACGGAATAGGGCATTACAAAGGCAATTTCGGGAACATGTTCTTTCTTTGGGACATTATTTTCGGAACGGGCATCATTACCCGCAAATATCCGTCGAGCTACGGTATCAAGCATTATCAGGAAGAAGAATGGTATGCGCAGTTTTTGTGGCCCATTCTCAAATCCAGAAAGGAAGGCAGCGAGCTATCTCACAACGGTCCGGTCGTAGGCGACGCCGTGCCCGATACGCCCGAGCTCATTCCCCTGAAACCTGAACCAGCGACTACCGCAGTACCGACTGCCGCAGTACCGACTGCCGCAGTAACGACTGCCGCAGTCGCTTGA